The Staphylococcus sp. 17KM0847 DNA segment TTTAAGGATCACGGTTACGTTAGGAATGCCAGATTCATCATGACCTTGAATGCCATCTTTATTTGTATCTTCCCAAACAAAGTTACCTAATTTAAATTTTGGTTCTCGATAGAAACCGGAATCAATCGTTAAGTCATCGTGTTGAAGGTCAACTTGAACTGAAAAGCCGTCCGAGTCATTCGCATCATTATGACCTTGATTTGTAGCAGTAGGCATAAAGCCATCAGGTGTAGTAAATTCAACAGTATAATGACCGGGATCTAAGTTTTCAAAAAGATAATGACCATTATTGTCAGTGGTTGTGTTTGCGACTTCTTGTCCTTGGTCATTTAATAAAACAACCGTAACGTTAGGAATACCAAGTTCATCAGTATCTTGAACCCCATTTTTATTGGTATCTTCCCAGACAAAGTCACCTAGAACGAGTTTAGCTTCACGATGAAAGCCAGCGTCAATTGTCAAGTTATCAGAATCAGTGAGATCTACACTAACAATAGTACCATCAGAATCTTTATCACTATTATTGCCTTGATGAGTAGGCGAAGGAATAAAGCCATCAGGTGTGATGAATTCAACGATATAATGTCCCTTTACAAGTTTCTCGAAAAGATAGTGACCTGTATTATCGGTAGTCGTACGTGCAATTTCTTCACCGTTGTTATCTTTTAAAATAACAGTAACACCTGGAAGAGGATTTTCATTTACATCTTGAATCCCATTTTTATTCGTATCTTCCCAAACGTAATCACCTATCTTGAGTGTAGAGCCTTTATAGTAACCGGAATCAATGGTCATATTATCTTGTGTTAAGTTGACCTTAACGATAACACCATCAGAGTCTTTATCGTCGTTTGTACCTTGATTACTATCTGTTGGAATGTAACCTTTAGGGGCGAAGAATTCAACAGTGTAATGACCTTTTTTAAGATTTTCAAAGAGATATTGACCATTCTCATTTGTCGTTGTACGTGCAATCTCTTTTTCGTTTTCATCTTTAAGGATAACAGTCACATCGGCAATACCTGGTTCATTTGCATCTTGAATTCCATTTTTATTGGTATCTTCCCAAACAAAGTTCCCAAGTTTATAAGAAAAGTTTGTTCTGTAAAAACCAGAATCGATTGTGAGGTCATCAGCTTCAATGTCAACATCGATAACTAAGCCATCCGAATCATTATCATCGGCATCATCTTGTTCGGCTAATGTTGGTTTATAACCTTCAGGTGTGATGAATTCGACAGTATAATGACCAGCATCTAAGTTGTTAAACAAGTAGTGACCTGTTTCATCTGTTTTTGTGCGTTTAATAATACGACCATTAGAGTTTTTCAATAAGACGGCAACACCTTCGATACCGTGTTCATTGTCGTCTTGAATACCGTTTTTATTTGTGTCTTCCCAAACGTAATCTCCGATAAGAAGTTTTGAACTATTTTTATAGAAGCCAGAATCAATTGTAAAATCATCATCTTGTAGCGAAACTTCTACCTCTAAACCGTTTGAATCTGTACTTTCATCGCCACCTTGTTCAGTGTCTGTTGGATAGTAATCGGCTGGTGGAATAAATTGTACGATATAGTCATTTGGTTTTAAGTCTTCAAAGACATAATGACCCGTTTTATCAGTCGTTGTGCGTTTTAATTCTTTACCTGACGCATTTTTTAAAATAACAGTGACGTTTGCCAATCCATCTTCACTATCGTCTTGGATACCATCTTGGTTTTTATCGATCCAAACATAGTCCCCTAAACGAAATGTTGATTTTTCTTTATAAAAACCAGAGTCAATGGATACGTCATCGTTCGTGAGGTTAACATTGACTACTGTACCATCAGAGTCGACATCTTCATAACCTGGATTTTGGAAATTAGCTTTTGTTGGTTTGTAACCTGGTGGCGTAACAAATTCCACGATGTATTGATTAGGTTCTAAATTTTCAAAAGCGTATTGACCTGTTTCATCTGTTAAGGTACGTTTGATTTCTTTACCTTGATGATCCTTTAAGATGACGGTGATATTTGGGATACCTGATTCATCAGAGTCTTGAACACCATCTCTATTTTCATCAAGCCAAACCGTATCTCCAATTTTATATTTAGGTTTAAGCTGATAGAAACCAGAATCAATAGTCATATCATCATGAGTTAAATAAACATCAACTTCTAAACCATCTGAATCAGCAGTATCATCATTGCCTTGTTCAGCTAATGTTGTATGGTAACCATCCGGTGTTTCAAACTTAACAATATATCTACCGGCATCAAGGTTATTAAATTCATAGTAACCGGATTGATCTGTTGTTGTTTGTTTCAAAAATCTGCCCGATGATGTATGCAGTGTAACGGATACATTAGATATACCGTTTTCGCTTAAATCTTGAATACCATTTTTATTCGCATCATCCCAAACATAGTTACCTAAACGATATTTTGTATATACAGGTCTTGGAGGAGGAGGCGGTGGTGCGCCACAACCACATGGTGTTTTATAACGTAAAGCATTATAGCCACCATAATAACCAGCTGAACGGAACATCACATAGTTATTACGTGCAAAAGCTAACTGTCGTTCTTCTGTTGGAATATCTTGTGTTGGTAAAGTTGTAGCTTTATCAATAACAGATGCACTCAAATGTTGTTCTTCTTCTGGTAACGCAAAGGATGTTGGCAATGTACTTGGTGGTTGTTCGTTTTGTTGGACATCTTGTTCGGTATTCAATGGTGTAGTACGAGGTGGTGTCTCGAGGTTTGTGAAAAATTTCGCTTCGTCTTCAGAAATTTCATCGTCTTGCTCAAGTGATTCCGTGTTGTTCGTGTTTGCTGTGTCTTCAGATGTGTGAATAACATCTTTGGTTGGTGTAGTGTCTTGCTCGTCTGCTGTGCTATTGGTTTGAGTTGTTGCTTCATTATCAGCGATTATTACTTCTTTGACTTCTGATGAGTTGTCGGTAGCTGATTGTTCAATATTGTCTGATGCAATGTCATTTAAATCATCAGTGGTGTCATCAATCAGAGATTCAGAAGTTTGCTGATTGTCAATTTCATTCGCTTTGGCATCATTACTTAATCCGAATAATAATGTTGTTCCGACTAAAATAGATGCCGTTCCAACGGTGAATTTTCGAATAGAGTATTTATTTAGCCTATTCGGAATAAAATCATACTTCTTATTCATATTTACACCCCTATACAGTTGAGATTAGCGGTATATCAATACTGCTACAATGATTATATGCTAACATTTTTATAAAAACAACATCGAAATTAAGTTTTAAAAATTATATTATTGTTATTTTAGAATAGTTAAAATTAGAGTTTGAGACTATTGTTTTTCTTGATTTTTGCAGTTGATTTATAAATAAAGGTAAAATGTGTTGATATATATCATCAAATAAGTGTCATATCGCGTTTTTTGTTATGATAAAAGTAAGTGATGCTATCGTTGTACGATGAATTAGTCTATAATGAAATGATGAATTTTGATGAGGAGTGTGCTGTATGGCGGTGAGAAAAATATTAAATTATACAATGACAAATTTAAGAAAAAAAACATCAAATGTTACAGTGTTTGATCAAAACATAGTATCGCTCATACAAGATTTGGAAGATACAATGTATGAAGCAGGAGGACAAGCCTTATCAGCACCACAGATTGGTGTGAATCAACAAGTTGCCATTGTGGATATGGGTGTAGAAGGTTTACTGCAGCTCATCAATCCTGTACTGGTTTCTGCTAGTACAGAGATGACTACTGAAATAGAAGGTTGTTTGAGTATACCTAATCGCTATGGAGAGGTAACACGCAGTCGTATGATTGTTGTGAAAAGTTACGATGTAAACGGCAATCAAGTCGAGTTGACGGCATATGACGATATTGCACGTATGATTTTACATGAGATAGACACGCTGAATGGCACGTTGTTTATTGACAAAATGGATAAAGAAATCCCATTAGAAGCATTGGAGGCGTATTTGGATTATGAGTAAGATTATTTTTATGGGAACACCTGATTTTTCGAAACCTATACTAGAAATGCTAATCAAAACAGAAGAAGTGGTGGCTGTTGTGACACAGCCTGATCGTCCTGTAGGTAGAAAGCGTAAGCTCACACCACCACCTGTTAAGGAAGTGGCATTGGCACATGATATTCCGGTATATCAACCCGAAAAACTAATAGGTTCAGAGACTTTAGAGGAATTGTTAACATTGCCATGTGATTTGATTGTTACAGCTGCATTTGGTCAATTATTACCAGAAGTTTTGTTGAATTATCCAACGCATGGTGCTGTAAATGTGCATGCCTCTTTACTACCTAAATATCGTGGAGGCGCACCGATCCATCAAGCGATTATTGATGGAGAGGGTGAAACAGGTGTGACTATTATGTATATGGTCAAAAAACTAGACGCGGGTGATATTATTTCACAGCGTGCTATTCCGATTGAAACTTCCGACAATGTAGGTACAATGCATGATAAATTAAGTGCACTTGGCACGGAGTTGTTAGAGGAAGTACTACCTAGCCTTTTAAACGGAACGAATACACGTATCCCTCAAGATGATGCTCATGCCACATTTGCTTCAAATATTTTGCGTGAAGATGAATTGATTGATTGGGAAAAAGATGCGAAAGCGATTTTTAATCATATTCGAGGATTATCTCCATGGCCTGTGGCATATACAAAAATGGATGATAAAGTGATGAAAGTTTATCAGGCAGAAATAGTGCAAAATAAGCAAGGCGAAGCAGGGCGTATTATTGAAGTAACGAAAAAGCACATTATTGTGGGAACGGGTTCTCAAGATGCAATCGCTTTGACTGAAATTCAGCTTGCTGGTAAGAAACGCATGCCTGTCGCAAACTTTTTAAGTGGTGTGCAAGATGAACTTGTTGGAAAGGATTTACAATCATGACTAATGTACGTGAGTTTGCGTTTCAAACGTTAGAAGCTGTGTTAAAAAATGGTGCGTACAGTAATTTAAAAATGAATGAAACTTTACAAAAGTATGATTTAAGTGGTGCGGATCGAGGGTTATATACGGCTCTTGTTTATGGAACTTTACAGCGTAAGTTAACACTGGACTTTTATTTGAAGCCCTTTATCCAAACGAAGATAAAAGGATGGGTAAGACGATTATTATGGATGACGCTTTATCAGTATATTTATATGGATAAGATACCTGTTCATGCATTGATTAATGAAGCGGTTATAATTGCCAAAAAACGTGGAGGCAAACAAACCGGTAATACTGTTAATGCTATACTGCGTCAATTAACTTCTAAACCACTACGTAATATAGATGACATTCAAAATCAAGATGAGCGTTTATCCATTCAATACAGTTTACCCATATGGATCATTCGTCATTGGCGTACACATTATGGTGATGAGGTTGCAGCCCGTATTGCCGAATATATGCTTCTGCCCTCTACACAATCAGTCCGCGTAAATCGAACGCAATTAACGGTAGATGAAGC contains these protein-coding regions:
- the fmt gene encoding methionyl-tRNA formyltransferase, coding for MSKIIFMGTPDFSKPILEMLIKTEEVVAVVTQPDRPVGRKRKLTPPPVKEVALAHDIPVYQPEKLIGSETLEELLTLPCDLIVTAAFGQLLPEVLLNYPTHGAVNVHASLLPKYRGGAPIHQAIIDGEGETGVTIMYMVKKLDAGDIISQRAIPIETSDNVGTMHDKLSALGTELLEEVLPSLLNGTNTRIPQDDAHATFASNILREDELIDWEKDAKAIFNHIRGLSPWPVAYTKMDDKVMKVYQAEIVQNKQGEAGRIIEVTKKHIIVGTGSQDAIALTEIQLAGKKRMPVANFLSGVQDELVGKDLQS
- the def gene encoding peptide deformylase, giving the protein MAVRKILNYTMTNLRKKTSNVTVFDQNIVSLIQDLEDTMYEAGGQALSAPQIGVNQQVAIVDMGVEGLLQLINPVLVSASTEMTTEIEGCLSIPNRYGEVTRSRMIVVKSYDVNGNQVELTAYDDIARMILHEIDTLNGTLFIDKMDKEIPLEALEAYLDYE